The nucleotide sequence AAGAATTAAGAAGACTGAAAAAGGAGTTACTGCCACTGTGAGACCCGAACTCCTAAATTATAACGACCCTCTCTATCATGTGGATGGTGTTCTTAATGGACTTGTTTTCACAACGGACCATCTCGGTGATGTTTTTATAATGGGGCCAGGTGCGGGAAAAATTGAAACAGGACAGGCAATTTTACATGACCTTTATTCGATCTTAGAGGAGCTTAAAGAGTAAACTTAAAGAGTAAATTAGTTTAAGCTTCAAAATTAATTTTGCCAATATATCACTATATTGAGTGTTTAATAGGTTTGCTTTAAACTTAAAATTGGAGGTGCTTATGGTGCGTTTCGAAGCGGTTAAAATTCAAAAACCTGATGATGTAAATGCAATTTTAGGTCAATCACACTTTATCAAAACTGTTGAAGACATTGAGGAGATTCTGATAACCTCAGTTCCAAACATCAAGTTCGGATTGGCCTTCTGTGAATCTTCCGGTCCAAGATTAATAAGATACGCAGGAAATGATGAAGAGCTTGTGAATTTAGCCATTGAAAATGCTAAAAATGTTGCATCGGGTCACTTCTTCATTCTCCTAATGAGAAACGCCTATCCCATAAATGTTCTCAATGCAATAAAGCACTGTCAGGAAGTAGTTAATATATATTGTGCTTCTGCTAACCCCATAGAGGTAATTATAGCTGAAACCGAGCAAGGCAGAGGTGTTATGGGGGTGATAGATGGACAACCTCCCTTAGGTGTAGAGGGGCCTGAGGATAAAAAGACACGTCACGAATTTCTCAGAAAAATAGGGTACAAGAAGTGAAGAAATTTTTTGTTCTCCTGGGTTTTGCTTTAACTTTTGAATCCTGTATCACGTTTAAAAGCAAAAAAAACGCGGTCCCACGTGTTGAATTTACCTTTGAAGACTTTGAATATGAAGATGGTTTTGTCGAAGAAGATACCTTAGGCATTGAGCATATACCACAAAAATACCTCAAAGAAGACCTACAAAAAGTAGAATACGCGCTAAAGGGACGCCTTGCTCACTTTGGTTTAATCCTCTCCAAAGAAGAAGAAATGGAAATTGCTAAATGGCATCACTTTTATGAAACACGAGGAAAAGATAGGGTACTGAGAGCACTGAGAAGAGGAGCCCCATATTTCAAGAAGATCGCAGAAATCATTAGAAGTTACGGATTGCCAGAAGATCTCGCTTTCCTACCTGTAATCGAGAGTGGATTCAATTTAAATGCTGTCTCAAGAAGAAGAGCTGTGGGACCATGGCAGTTTATATCTTACACCGCAAAAAAGTATGGACTTTTAGTTGATTGGTGGATCGACCAGCGTTTAGATCCAATTTTCTCCACCCACGCCGCCTGCAAGTATTTAAAGGACCTGTTTGACTTCTTTGGAAGATGGGATCTTGCTATTGCAGCATACAATGCAGGGGAAGGTAAAGTCTATTCGAGACTGGTGAAAACCAACGGAGAAAAATTTTGGGACATCAGAAGGCAGTTAAAAAGAGAAACGAGAAACTACGTACCTTCTTTCCTCGCCCTCATAATTTTTATTAATAATAACAAGGCTCTCGTAGATTCTGTTTTAAATGTTCCTGAATTTACTTACGATAGTGTTCTTGTGCCGGCACAAGCCAACATAAAGCAACTGGCCTCTTGGGCTGGGATTAGTGAACGCGAATTTAGATTCTACAATCCCTATTTCCATAGATTTGCCACACCTCCGGATCTGAAAAACTATTATGTCAGGATCCCCGTTGGAACTAAAGAACAATTTATTGCCCGAATGAATAACACACCAAAGGATAAATGGTTTAAGGCAGAAACCCACGTAGTAAGAAAAGGCGAAACTCTATATCAAATAGCCAGAAAATATGGAGTTACAGTGAGCGCAATCCGGCAAGCAAACAATAACATCAATCCCAGAAGATTAAGACCCGGTATGATCCTCGTTATACCATACGGTCCAACTGCTTCAGCTAAAACATACACCTACCCGAAAAAAACAAAAAACTACACCAGCAAAAGTAATTCAAATCCCACTTCGTCCTCCAAAGAACAGAGTGGAATTATTAAACACAAGGTAAAACCTGGTGATACTCTATACTCAATTTCAAAAAGATATGGCATTTCCATCCAAAAGCTAAAAAAATGGAATAACCTTAATTCAAATTATATCAGGTCTGGCCAGACCCTAATTATTTATGCCAATTAATTATTCAATCGGCTCAAAATCTTCTTTAGAAGCGCCGCAAATCGGACAGACCCAGTCATCGGGTATCTGTTCAAAGGGGGTACCCGGCGCTATCCCGCCATCAGGGTCACCAACGGCGGGATCATAAACATAGCCACATATGGTACATCTATACTTTTTCACAACACGTCACTCCGTTACTTTAATTTGTTTGTAATTTTCCCAGACGCCGTGAAGATTGCAGTACTCAAGAACAAAAATAGTAGCGTTTGTATCAAGTTTCATCCTGAAGGTAACCTTTGGATCTCCATAAGTTGGTCCCAGATCAAAAGTCGCCACATGAACAGGGTTGTAAGGTCTTCCCTCAATTACCGCAAAAACCTGAATCCACTTTATATGGTGTTCAATCGTATTGGGATGAGGCACATCTTTACCCACTATTACAGTGACTTCAAAGAATTCGCCCTTCTTGACCGTATCTGGTGCCTCAATATACGGTACGTGTTTTTCTTTACCTTCTTTTTCCGCAGGCATTATAAAATCACCAAATTTCATAGTTTTACCTCCTTTATGCTGCCTTTTTACCCTCTTCTGTAATCACATACTTCCCTTTCTCAGGACTATCCACAAGTCCCTTTGTTTTCATTCCTCTTAACTTTCCCATCACCTTAGCAACTTCTACATTAAGTGCCCTGGCTATATCCCCACAACCCATAGGTTGGGATGCACCCTTTAGCACCTCGAGAATTTTCTTTACCATGTCATCTGGGCCTGTTGACTTTGGTTTCCTTGCACAAGGCATTTTAAAACCTCCTCTTAAAATTTTACAAATTTTTCCTTAGAAACACCACAAATGGGGCATTTATCGGGTGGTTCTTCTTCAACGGTGTAACCGCAGACAGGACAAATGTAAATGTCCCCGATCTTAATGTCTTCCTTTTTCTCGGCTTTTTCCTTTGCATCAGCATACATAGCTTTGTGGATCTTCTCTGCTTCCAGAGCGTACACAATACTCCTTAATGCCTGCTTTTCTTCTTGAAGTTCAGCCACAGCCTTATAGGCAGGATACATCTCCTCAACTTCAAAAGATTCACCCTCATATCCTGTTTGGAGGTTATGAGCGGTATCCTTTACCTTACCAAGAGCCATGAGATGGTTCTTAGCATGGACCAACTCAGCGTATGCTATTGCACGGAAAAGCCTTGCAATATTAGGAAAACCTTCACGCTCAGCAACTTCTGCAAATATCATATACTTCATGTGTGCCATACTCTCGCCTGCAAAGGCACCGTTTAAAAATTCCTCTGTCATTTTACGCATACTATTCCTCCTTCTGCCTCGCATTCTCTAATTTTTTTAGATGACCATCTTCAAAGTTTATAAGCTGAAAAATAATCTCTTTATCCTCCCAACTATCAACCATACAGAAGAGGTCCATGTAATACCTCTTCGACTCCCTCTCTTTTTCAATTCCGATGTCAATAAGCTCTTCTAATGTTTTAACTTCAAAGTCAGGCAGTTCTGCTTTTCCTACTGCTTTTATTTGTCCGGGTTCTTCACCAAAGAGACGCTTATAGAGATCTCTCAGAAACCTTTCGTGCTCCATCTCCTCTACAGACAAATATTCCAATAGGAGTTTCATCTCGCCCTTCACTTTCCCACTGAGTTTTTTGTAAAATTCTGCAGAGGATCTTTCTCTCCAAATTCCAGCTTCTATAATGTTTTTAAGGTCCATGTTTAGATTTTAAGCATAACCTCATAGTCTGTCAAATCGATTAATGATTTCAACATTAAACTCATTACAAATTGAATGAACACGCCCATGGTTAGATAATTAAAACAATGAAAACGGTTTTTGAAATTTCTGCAGGGGGAGTAGTTTACAAAAGAGATGAAAAAGGTTATTCATTCCTCCTCATTGCAGTTAAAGATGGTAAAGTCTGGACTTTACCTAAGGGTTTAGTAGAAAAGGGGGAAAAGCCCGAAAGTGCTGCTTTAAGGGAGATCAGGGAAGAAACTGGAATTTTAGGGCGAATTGAAACCTTTCTCGATAAGATCGAGTTATGGTTTATTCAAAAAGAAAATGGAGAACCGACAAGACACCACAAAATAGTCTATCATTACCTTGTAGAATATATAGAAGGTGATATAACCCAACACGACTTCGAGGTGAACGAGGTGAAATGGTTTACCCCTGAAGAAGCATTGAAAATTTGCAATTACCAAAAGGATAGAGAAATTATAAAAAAGGCAATAGAATATTTGAGGTCAAAAGATGCTGGAAACACCTGATTTACTCAGGACCGTAAATACTTTAGCCAGTGTTCTTGAAGAGTCCACAGATTTAAACGAGATTCTCTTTGCAACCCTCACCGCCATAACATCAGGTGAAAGTTTCGGATTTAACAGGGCTTTCGTGATGCTATTTGAAAACGATGTTTTGAAACCAGTATTTGCCCTTGGCCCTAAAGACAGAGGAGATGCAGAGCTAATTTGGAAGGAACTTATAGAAAAGAAATATACATTGGACGATTTGATACGAGGATACTCAATTGAAAAGTTCAAAAAAGAATGGGAAAAATTGAAACCCTTCTTTGAAAACATTACCATTACGAGAGAAGAACTCATTAAAGAGAATTCCGAAATTGAAAGAGCCTTGACCGAGAGAAAGGCGCGTAGTTTTCGCATTGACAATCCTGAACTTCTTGAATACCGAAAATTTAAAGAGCTTGGAGCAAAGGAATTCGCAGT is from bacterium and encodes:
- a CDS encoding adenosine-specific kinase, coding for MVRFEAVKIQKPDDVNAILGQSHFIKTVEDIEEILITSVPNIKFGLAFCESSGPRLIRYAGNDEELVNLAIENAKNVASGHFFILLMRNAYPINVLNAIKHCQEVVNIYCASANPIEVIIAETEQGRGVMGVIDGQPPLGVEGPEDKKTRHEFLRKIGYKK
- a CDS encoding LysM peptidoglycan-binding domain-containing protein; its protein translation is MKKFFVLLGFALTFESCITFKSKKNAVPRVEFTFEDFEYEDGFVEEDTLGIEHIPQKYLKEDLQKVEYALKGRLAHFGLILSKEEEMEIAKWHHFYETRGKDRVLRALRRGAPYFKKIAEIIRSYGLPEDLAFLPVIESGFNLNAVSRRRAVGPWQFISYTAKKYGLLVDWWIDQRLDPIFSTHAACKYLKDLFDFFGRWDLAIAAYNAGEGKVYSRLVKTNGEKFWDIRRQLKRETRNYVPSFLALIIFINNNKALVDSVLNVPEFTYDSVLVPAQANIKQLASWAGISEREFRFYNPYFHRFATPPDLKNYYVRIPVGTKEQFIARMNNTPKDKWFKAETHVVRKGETLYQIARKYGVTVSAIRQANNNINPRRLRPGMILVIPYGPTASAKTYTYPKKTKNYTSKSNSNPTSSSKEQSGIIKHKVKPGDTLYSISKRYGISIQKLKKWNNLNSNYIRSGQTLIIYAN
- a CDS encoding rubredoxin, which codes for MKKYRCTICGYVYDPAVGDPDGGIAPGTPFEQIPDDWVCPICGASKEDFEPIE
- a CDS encoding class II SORL domain-containing protein; the encoded protein is MKFGDFIMPAEKEGKEKHVPYIEAPDTVKKGEFFEVTVIVGKDVPHPNTIEHHIKWIQVFAVIEGRPYNPVHVATFDLGPTYGDPKVTFRMKLDTNATIFVLEYCNLHGVWENYKQIKVTE
- a CDS encoding transcriptional regulator, with the translated sequence MPCARKPKSTGPDDMVKKILEVLKGASQPMGCGDIARALNVEVAKVMGKLRGMKTKGLVDSPEKGKYVITEEGKKAA
- a CDS encoding rubrerythrin family protein — translated: MRKMTEEFLNGAFAGESMAHMKYMIFAEVAEREGFPNIARLFRAIAYAELVHAKNHLMALGKVKDTAHNLQTGYEGESFEVEEMYPAYKAVAELQEEKQALRSIVYALEAEKIHKAMYADAKEKAEKKEDIKIGDIYICPVCGYTVEEEPPDKCPICGVSKEKFVKF
- a CDS encoding ferritin family protein; translated protein: MDLKNIIEAGIWRERSSAEFYKKLSGKVKGEMKLLLEYLSVEEMEHERFLRDLYKRLFGEEPGQIKAVGKAELPDFEVKTLEELIDIGIEKERESKRYYMDLFCMVDSWEDKEIIFQLINFEDGHLKKLENARQKEE
- a CDS encoding NUDIX domain-containing protein, with amino-acid sequence MKTVFEISAGGVVYKRDEKGYSFLLIAVKDGKVWTLPKGLVEKGEKPESAALREIREETGILGRIETFLDKIELWFIQKENGEPTRHHKIVYHYLVEYIEGDITQHDFEVNEVKWFTPEEALKICNYQKDREIIKKAIEYLRSKDAGNT